One Eptesicus fuscus isolate TK198812 chromosome 11, DD_ASM_mEF_20220401, whole genome shotgun sequence genomic region harbors:
- the TM4SF20 gene encoding transmembrane 4 L6 family member 20, which translates to MTCCEGWTSCNGFSLLVLLLSGGVLNAIPLIANRVEEGKFFQNPISCFEWWFPGIIGAGLMAIPATAVSLAARKRACCNNRGGMFLSSFLNVITIIGAVYCVLVSLQALLHGPLICNSPSNRTCEFSVDSLTTHPQSFDLQWFSNASCVAPNSLNSSTTTSELHVSPKEKRHRTIHFSTFVGLLLVGILELLFALSQIVIGFLGCLCGVSKRRSRIV; encoded by the exons ATGACCTGCTGTGAAGGATGGACATCCTGCAATGGATTCAGCCTGTTGGTTCTACTTCTCTCGGGAGGAGTTCTCAATGCAATACCTCTCATTGCCAACAGAGTTGAGGAAGGCAAATTTTTTCAAAACCCCATCTCTTGCTTTGAGTGGTGGTTCCCAGGAATTATAGGAGCAGGTCTGATG GCTATTCCAGCAACAGCAGTGTCTTTGGCAGCGAGGAAAAGAGCATGCTGCAACAACAGAGGCGGG ATGTTTCTTTCATCATTTCTGAATGTAATCACAATCATTGGTGCTGTGTACTGCGTGCTGGTATCCCTGCAGGCTCTCTTGCACGGTCCTCTCATCTGTAATTCTCCAAGCAACAGAACCTGTGAATTTTCAGTAGACAGCTTAAC gACTCATCCCCAATCCTTCGATCTACAGTGGTTCTCCAATGCATCTTGCGTAGCTCCTAACAGTTTGAATTCTTCCACCACGACCAGTGAACTGCACGTCAGTCCTAAAGAAAAGAGGCACAGGACTATCCATTTCTCAACATTTGTAGGCCTACTGCTTGTGGGGATCCTTGAGCTCCTGTTTGCACTCAGTCAGATTGTCATCGGTTTCCTGGGCTGTCTGTGTGGAGTCTCCAAGCGAAGAAGTCGAATTGTGtaa